A genomic region of Streptococcus suis contains the following coding sequences:
- a CDS encoding Tex family protein, whose protein sequence is MEEKYLKIAQELGVSLKQIDTVLSLTAEGNTIPFIARYRKDVTGNLDEVVIKSIIDRDKALTALAERKATVLAKIEEQGKLTDQLRQAIEEAEKLADVEELYLPYKEKRRTKATVAREAGLFPLARLILQNVANLEEQAAAFICEGFDPAQACLAGAVDILVEAISEDNKLRAWVYHEVQTNSSLTSELKDQEADEKEVFQIYYDFSEKVVKMQGYKTLAINRGEKLGVLKVTFEHNVDKMVRFFELRFPQSNSYIKDVIQQAIKKKILPAMERRIRTELTEEAEEGAIQLFSKNLRNLLLVSPLKGKVVLGFDPAFRTGAKLAVVDQTGKLLTTQVIYPVEPAGQRQIAQAKKDLADLIGQYQVEIIAIGNGTASRESEAFVTDLLKDFPEVSYVIVNESGASVYSASELARYEFPDLPVEKRSAISIARRLQDPLAELVKIDPKSIGVGQYQHDVNQKSLSESLDFVVDTVVNQVGVNVNTASPALLAHVAGLNKTISENIVKYREENGALTSRLQLKKVPRLGDKAFEQAAGFLRIPDATNFLDNTGVHPESYKAVENLLELLAIDHLDEAAQEKLKQVAIADTAEKIGVGQETLKDIIADLLKPGRDLRDDFEAPVLRQDVLDVKDLVVGQELQGTVRNIVDFGAFVDIGVHEDGLVHISRMVKRKRDKNGRQQALPHPSEVLAVGEIVTVWVVEVDIKRNRIGLSLLKPNGSE, encoded by the coding sequence ATGGAAGAAAAATATTTGAAAATTGCTCAGGAATTGGGCGTTAGTTTAAAACAGATTGATACTGTCCTGTCTTTGACGGCTGAAGGCAACACTATTCCCTTTATCGCTCGTTATCGGAAGGATGTGACGGGGAACTTGGACGAGGTGGTCATCAAGTCCATCATCGATCGGGATAAGGCCTTGACTGCTCTTGCTGAACGTAAGGCTACCGTTCTTGCCAAGATTGAAGAACAAGGTAAATTGACAGACCAGCTCCGTCAGGCTATCGAGGAAGCGGAAAAGTTGGCAGATGTGGAAGAACTCTACCTGCCTTATAAGGAAAAACGTCGGACCAAGGCAACGGTGGCGCGTGAGGCTGGGCTGTTCCCGCTGGCTCGTCTAATTTTGCAGAATGTGGCTAACTTGGAAGAACAGGCTGCTGCTTTTATCTGCGAGGGTTTTGACCCTGCTCAGGCTTGTTTGGCTGGGGCTGTGGATATTTTGGTCGAAGCTATCTCAGAAGACAATAAACTGCGGGCCTGGGTCTACCATGAAGTACAGACCAATTCAAGCCTTACTTCAGAGCTAAAAGATCAAGAAGCAGACGAGAAAGAAGTCTTTCAGATTTACTATGATTTTTCTGAGAAAGTGGTAAAAATGCAGGGTTATAAGACCCTGGCCATCAATCGTGGAGAGAAATTAGGCGTTCTCAAGGTTACTTTTGAACACAATGTGGATAAGATGGTCCGTTTCTTCGAACTGCGTTTTCCACAGTCTAATAGCTACATTAAGGATGTCATTCAGCAGGCCATCAAGAAGAAAATTTTGCCTGCTATGGAGCGTCGTATTCGAACAGAATTGACGGAAGAAGCAGAAGAAGGAGCTATCCAGCTCTTCTCTAAAAACCTACGAAATCTACTCCTTGTATCTCCCCTCAAAGGCAAGGTTGTTCTTGGTTTTGACCCTGCCTTTCGGACAGGTGCTAAGTTGGCGGTTGTAGACCAGACGGGAAAACTCTTGACAACCCAGGTCATCTATCCAGTTGAGCCGGCTGGTCAGCGCCAAATTGCTCAGGCCAAGAAAGACTTGGCAGACTTGATTGGGCAATACCAAGTGGAAATTATTGCTATCGGAAATGGAACGGCCAGCCGTGAATCGGAGGCTTTCGTCACTGATTTGCTCAAGGATTTCCCAGAAGTTTCTTATGTCATCGTCAATGAAAGCGGAGCTTCTGTCTACTCAGCTTCTGAACTGGCTCGATATGAGTTCCCAGACCTCCCTGTGGAAAAACGCTCTGCCATTTCCATCGCCCGCCGTCTGCAAGACCCTCTGGCAGAGCTGGTCAAAATCGATCCCAAGTCTATCGGTGTCGGCCAGTACCAGCACGATGTTAACCAGAAATCTCTGTCTGAAAGTCTGGACTTTGTAGTCGATACGGTGGTCAACCAGGTCGGGGTCAATGTCAATACGGCAAGTCCTGCCCTTTTGGCTCACGTGGCTGGTCTCAATAAGACCATTTCGGAGAATATCGTCAAGTACCGCGAGGAAAATGGAGCCCTGACCTCTCGCCTGCAGCTCAAAAAGGTGCCTCGTCTGGGTGACAAGGCCTTTGAGCAGGCAGCTGGTTTCTTGCGGATTCCAGATGCGACTAACTTTTTGGACAATACTGGCGTGCACCCCGAGTCTTACAAGGCTGTGGAAAACCTGTTAGAACTTCTAGCTATTGACCACTTAGATGAAGCTGCGCAGGAAAAATTGAAGCAGGTGGCTATTGCAGATACGGCTGAAAAAATAGGTGTTGGTCAGGAAACCTTGAAGGACATCATTGCAGACTTGCTCAAACCAGGTCGTGATTTGCGGGATGACTTTGAAGCACCAGTCCTCCGTCAAGATGTCTTGGATGTTAAGGACCTGGTAGTCGGACAGGAATTGCAAGGTACAGTCCGAAATATTGTGGACTTTGGAGCCTTTGTGGACATCGGTGTCCATGAAGATGGCTTGGTCCACATTTCACGCATGGTTAAACGCAAACGAGATAAGAATGGACGCCAACAAGCCTTACCTCATCCTAGCGAAGTCCTCGCTGTTGGGGAAATCGTTACTGTCTGGGTGGTTGAAGTGGACATCAAACGCAACCGTATCGGCCTTAGCCTTTTGAAACCAAATGGATCTGAATAA
- a CDS encoding SprT family protein: MDLNKYVQEVSLQDFGKEFRHVAIWNRRLRSTGGRFFPRDGHLDFNPKHLEEQGLEIFRKIVRHELCHYHLYFEKKGYRHGDRDFKELLAAVDGLRYAPKLEQTAKPSLLYTCQSCGQVYQRKRRIDLKKYRCGKCRGKLTLKE; the protein is encoded by the coding sequence ATGGATCTGAATAAGTATGTGCAAGAAGTCTCCTTGCAAGACTTCGGTAAGGAATTTCGGCATGTAGCAATCTGGAACAGGCGACTGCGGTCAACAGGTGGTCGCTTTTTTCCAAGAGATGGGCATTTGGATTTTAACCCCAAGCATTTGGAGGAGCAAGGCTTAGAAATCTTTCGGAAGATTGTCCGCCACGAGCTCTGCCATTACCATCTTTACTTTGAGAAGAAAGGCTATCGGCACGGAGATAGGGACTTCAAAGAACTGCTGGCTGCGGTGGACGGCCTGCGCTATGCTCCCAAACTGGAACAAACTGCCAAGCCTAGCCTGCTGTATACCTGTCAGTCCTGTGGACAAGTCTACCAGCGCAAGCGCCGCATTGACCTAAAAAAATACCGATGTGGGAAGTGTAGGGGCAAACTTACTTTGAAAGAATAG
- a CDS encoding PspC domain-containing protein, which produces MSIELYKVRQGKIVSGVLAGIAHKLGWESWVTRAIFIAGLLLGKSFLLLIALYIAAAYFLPYKEDRDAERYGTGPRKIKEAEKINKSWFE; this is translated from the coding sequence ATGTCAATTGAATTATATAAAGTAAGGCAGGGGAAGATAGTATCTGGGGTTCTTGCCGGCATAGCGCATAAATTGGGCTGGGAATCCTGGGTAACACGCGCTATATTTATTGCAGGCCTCCTCTTAGGCAAATCCTTCCTCCTTCTGATTGCTCTCTATATTGCAGCAGCTTATTTTTTACCTTATAAGGAAGATAGGGACGCGGAACGCTATGGAACAGGTCCACGTAAGATAAAAGAAGCGGAAAAGATAAATAAGTCTTGGTTTGAATAA
- the manA gene encoding mannose-6-phosphate isomerase, class I, with translation MEPLFLTPVMHEKIWGGNRLRTNYHYDIPSDKTGECWAISAHPNGVTTVSNGQYKGRGLDDLYKNEKHLFGNPTDDVFPLLTKILDADDWLSVQVHPDDSYGLAHEGELGKTECWYILEAEDGAEIIYGHNAQSKEELRQQIEAGDWDKLLTHVPVKKGDFFFVPSGTMHAIGKGILILETQQSSDTTYRVYDFDRRDDAGNLRELHIEKSIDVLSIGPVANSTPAHLKAGNLDSTLLVANPFFTVYKWNIQQEIKMEQTVPYLLVSVIEGEGAIQVGETSYPLQKGSHFILPADVTDWTFTGQMDIIASHTN, from the coding sequence ATGGAACCATTGTTTCTCACACCTGTTATGCACGAAAAAATTTGGGGGGGCAATCGCTTAAGGACCAACTACCACTACGACATTCCTAGTGATAAGACTGGTGAATGCTGGGCTATTTCTGCCCATCCAAATGGCGTAACAACTGTCTCAAACGGTCAATATAAAGGAAGAGGACTGGATGACCTCTATAAGAATGAAAAACATTTATTTGGCAATCCAACAGATGATGTCTTTCCATTATTAACAAAAATCCTTGATGCAGACGATTGGCTTAGCGTCCAAGTCCATCCCGATGATAGCTATGGCTTGGCTCACGAAGGCGAACTGGGCAAGACAGAATGTTGGTACATTTTGGAAGCCGAAGATGGAGCTGAGATCATTTATGGTCACAATGCCCAATCCAAAGAAGAACTCCGTCAGCAAATCGAAGCCGGAGATTGGGACAAGCTGTTGACCCATGTACCCGTCAAAAAAGGTGATTTCTTCTTTGTACCAAGCGGCACCATGCACGCCATCGGTAAGGGAATCCTGATTTTAGAAACTCAACAATCCAGTGATACAACCTACCGTGTCTATGACTTTGACCGCCGTGACGATGCAGGCAACCTCCGTGAACTACACATTGAGAAATCGATTGATGTACTGAGCATCGGACCTGTTGCTAACTCCACACCTGCCCACCTCAAAGCGGGCAATCTTGACTCGACACTTCTGGTTGCTAATCCCTTCTTTACCGTATATAAATGGAATATCCAACAAGAAATTAAAATGGAACAGACAGTTCCTTACCTGCTTGTCAGTGTCATTGAAGGGGAAGGTGCCATCCAAGTCGGTGAAACCAGCTACCCACTTCAAAAAGGAAGCCACTTTATCTTACCAGCCGATGTGACAGACTGGACATTTACAGGACAAATGGACATCATCGCAAGCCACACAAACTAA
- the hprK gene encoding HPr(Ser) kinase/phosphatase, which produces MTVYVKDLVDNLRIECAYSTEELLQKQITTADITRPGLEMTGYFDYYAPERIQLIGMKEWSYLMAMTAHNRYQVLSQMFQPETPVVIVARGLEIPEEMYKAAKEKQIAICRSKTATSRLSGELSSYLDSRLAQRTSVHGVLMDIYGMGVLIQGDSGIGKSETGLELVKRGHRLVADDRVDVYAKDDVTLWGEPAEILRHLLEIRGVGIIDIMSLYGASAVKDSSEVQLAVYLENFETGKVFDRLGNSGDTIEIAGIAIPQIRIPVKTGRNISVVIEAAAMNYRAKQMGFDATKIFEERLSNLIEHNREEA; this is translated from the coding sequence ATGACCGTTTATGTGAAAGATTTGGTCGATAATCTGCGGATTGAATGCGCTTACAGTACGGAAGAGCTCCTGCAAAAGCAAATTACGACGGCAGATATTACCCGACCAGGATTGGAAATGACTGGCTATTTTGATTACTATGCTCCAGAGCGCATCCAGTTGATAGGGATGAAGGAGTGGTCTTATTTGATGGCCATGACTGCCCATAACCGCTATCAGGTTCTTTCTCAGATGTTCCAGCCAGAAACCCCTGTTGTCATAGTGGCACGTGGCTTGGAAATCCCTGAGGAGATGTACAAGGCTGCAAAAGAAAAACAAATTGCTATCTGTCGAAGCAAGACAGCAACCAGTCGTCTATCGGGAGAATTGTCTTCTTACTTGGATAGTCGCCTGGCTCAGCGGACGAGTGTACACGGTGTCTTGATGGACATTTACGGTATGGGTGTGCTTATCCAGGGCGATTCTGGTATCGGTAAGAGTGAGACTGGTCTTGAGTTGGTTAAACGAGGACACCGATTGGTGGCTGATGACCGTGTTGATGTATATGCAAAAGACGATGTTACTCTCTGGGGTGAACCTGCGGAAATTCTGCGCCACTTATTAGAGATTCGAGGAGTCGGCATTATCGACATCATGAGTCTATACGGTGCTAGTGCCGTGAAAGATTCATCAGAAGTGCAATTAGCTGTCTATCTTGAAAATTTTGAAACAGGTAAGGTATTTGACCGTTTGGGAAATTCTGGCGATACTATCGAAATAGCAGGAATTGCTATTCCACAAATACGTATTCCTGTAAAAACCGGTCGAAATATTTCTGTCGTAATTGAAGCTGCAGCCATGAACTACCGTGCCAAACAGATGGGGTTTGATGCAACGAAGATCTTCGAAGAACGCTTGTCAAATCTAATTGAACACAATAGAGAAGAGGCTTAA
- the lgt gene encoding prolipoprotein diacylglyceryl transferase — MDPIAIKLGPLEIRWYAICILLGLILGVYLATKEGPRKKIRQDDILDFILIAFPLSIIGARIYYVAFSWSEYKDNILSIFAIWNGGIAIYGGLITGAIVLYFFTQYRFINTLDFLDIVAPSVMIAQAIGRWGNFFNQEAYGKAVESLNYLPAFIRDQMYIDGAYRQPTFLFESLWNLLGFGLVCVLRRRPKFLKQGEITAFYLVWYGCGRLLIEGLRTDSLMFLGIRISQWLSGVLILVGIIMVVLRRRKSSIPFYQP, encoded by the coding sequence ATGGATCCTATTGCGATTAAATTAGGTCCCTTAGAAATTCGTTGGTATGCAATCTGCATTTTGCTTGGTCTGATTCTAGGTGTTTATCTGGCGACAAAAGAGGGACCACGAAAGAAAATCCGTCAGGATGATATTTTAGATTTTATTCTAATCGCATTTCCGCTTTCTATCATAGGGGCACGGATTTACTATGTAGCCTTTTCATGGAGTGAATATAAGGATAACATTTTATCTATCTTCGCTATCTGGAACGGTGGTATTGCCATCTATGGTGGTTTGATTACAGGTGCAATCGTCCTTTATTTCTTTACCCAGTATCGCTTTATTAATACCCTGGATTTTTTGGATATTGTAGCGCCATCGGTCATGATTGCTCAGGCCATCGGTCGTTGGGGAAATTTCTTTAACCAAGAGGCCTATGGTAAAGCAGTAGAAAGTTTGAACTACCTGCCAGCCTTTATCCGAGACCAGATGTATATTGATGGTGCCTACCGTCAACCAACCTTCTTGTTTGAGTCTCTCTGGAATTTGCTAGGCTTTGGCTTGGTTTGTGTGTTACGTAGACGGCCAAAATTCCTTAAACAGGGAGAAATTACAGCTTTCTACCTAGTCTGGTATGGTTGTGGTCGCCTTTTGATAGAAGGCTTGCGGACGGACAGCCTCATGTTCTTGGGAATACGTATTTCACAATGGCTATCTGGGGTGTTAATCCTCGTTGGTATTATCATGGTTGTGTTGCGGAGAAGAAAGTCTTCTATTCCATTCTATCAACCCTAA
- a CDS encoding DUF948 domain-containing protein: MIEISVLIIALSIAAVAVYIVLLLKKLGTVTDEAQQTLKVLTSDVNVTLYQTNELLAKTNVLVEDVNGKVSTLDPLFVAVADLSTSVSDLNASARDLTVKAKSAGASTVKAGGALSALSTLSSLLGKKGEKNGKKI; this comes from the coding sequence ATTATTGAAATTTCTGTCTTGATTATTGCCTTGTCCATCGCGGCGGTGGCAGTATATATTGTTTTGTTGTTGAAAAAATTGGGTACGGTGACAGATGAAGCCCAGCAAACGCTTAAGGTCTTGACCAGCGATGTCAATGTGACTCTCTATCAGACCAACGAGCTTTTGGCTAAAACCAATGTCTTAGTCGAAGATGTAAATGGTAAGGTTTCGACTCTTGATCCTCTTTTTGTAGCGGTAGCTGACTTGTCAACTTCTGTATCAGATTTGAATGCTTCAGCGCGTGATTTGACAGTCAAAGCTAAGTCTGCTGGAGCAAGTACTGTAAAAGCCGGCGGAGCTCTTTCTGCTCTATCAACTCTCTCATCTCTCTTAGGTAAGAAAGGAGAAAAAAATGGTAAAAAAATCTAG
- a CDS encoding YtxH domain-containing protein produces the protein MVKKSSSVWTSLLLGAAGGAAAAAFLASKTGKTVKEKVVNFANDYKENHEEINADFVTKAQDLGKQATERFTEVKTQLETGELTVEDLVKSGKEKSLETFEQIKEKIAEQNLSTADILEAIKAKTAKAPTVDLTEEDIEDAVVVSEDIELTIDDVIIEPVSETVSEVASETASETSEG, from the coding sequence ATGGTAAAAAAATCTAGTAGCGTGTGGACTAGCCTTTTGTTAGGGGCAGCAGGAGGAGCTGCTGCAGCTGCCTTTCTAGCAAGTAAAACTGGTAAAACAGTCAAAGAAAAAGTTGTAAACTTTGCTAATGACTATAAAGAAAACCATGAAGAAATCAATGCTGATTTTGTCACTAAGGCACAGGACTTGGGTAAACAAGCGACTGAACGATTTACCGAAGTAAAAACTCAACTTGAAACTGGTGAATTGACAGTAGAAGATTTGGTCAAGTCTGGTAAGGAAAAATCCTTGGAAACCTTTGAGCAAATCAAGGAAAAAATTGCGGAACAAAACTTGTCAACGGCTGACATTTTGGAAGCTATCAAGGCAAAAACTGCTAAAGCTCCGACAGTGGATTTGACAGAAGAAGATATTGAGGATGCTGTAGTTGTGTCTGAAGATATTGAGCTTACAATTGATGATGTCATCATCGAACCTGTATCAGAAACAGTTTCAGAAGTAGCAAGCGAAACTGCCTCAGAAACAAGTGAAGGATAA